TTTCCAAAGAAAAAACAACCGGCGCCCCGGACAGGTATTCCTGAATCTGCAGGCAAACCTGATCTACGATCTCATGCGATTGTCTGAGGGCACCGGGGAAGTATAGATGAACAATGGCCTTCGTCGCCAGACCCTCCCCGGGAAGAAAGATGCGCACGATGGAGGGGGCGTTTTCTCCTGACACCCAGACGAGACCAACCTCTCCGAAGGATGTGAGAATCAATACATAAGATACCATCTTCACCGTGTATAATCACGTATATGGTCTAACACTATTTTCACCCCTATACCGATCAAGAAATGACTCTCGACCCTTATCTTTTCCATGGTCTGGAATTGGTTACTGGCAATCTTCGTCATTTTTCCAGAATCCCGGCTCTAAGAATCAACAGTATTCTTGCTAATTCGCGGTCATTTCAGTACTTCCAGCGAAGATCACCCCCAATCGGGGGGATTTGTCAAGAGGAAAGGTTTGAACCCAATTCTGCAGGAGGTTTTCTATATGACCAGGGGGCATTTACGGAGCTAATATCAGTTCAATGGGTTTGGGATTTAGGGCATACCATCGCAGGGATACCAGACATAATAGCCCGAATCCCTTTTCTTTCAAAATTGATAGAGATTTCTTGTAATTCTGTTTTTGTTCCACATTCAGAACAGATAGTTATTAAACCTTTCCTTTCTTTCTTCTCCTTTGAGTTGGTGTTTCCCATTCCTCTTCGGATGGGATATAGGCAGTTACAAAATCTACTGGACTTTTTGGATGGAGGTGTTCACAAATCACATGAAGAGGCATCGTTAGTCCTTCAATAATAACGTCAGCGCAAAAGAGACACCTTTTACGTCCAGGGTATCTTTCTATAACAGAACC
This portion of the Syntrophales bacterium genome encodes:
- a CDS encoding DUF4258 domain-containing protein, with the translated sequence MDIGALHFQISNGNFAIGSHAIQHAVKEGFTKEDMIYAILNGSVIERYPGRKRCLFCADVIIEGLTMPLHVICEHLHPKSPVDFVTAYIPSEEEWETPTQRRRKKGKV